A region of Anopheles merus strain MAF chromosome 2R, AmerM5.1, whole genome shotgun sequence DNA encodes the following proteins:
- the LOC121603576 gene encoding ankyrin repeat domain-containing protein 27-like: protein MSSAATATGGGQWRSARSQATAQLAAMDLQHYDEDISANGYYRRLLSDHYSILETATVEGWIVCVPRHGSFGPQCLVDQEFALAHILVPNEELPETHFFNLNFLQLKLDERALVFGDVRVRILFEEIFYRDGLKYKVWCVERPLHDMKKYGVYAEDDQLSLGRFLGIGSLTAAVEFIRTAAKKKDIFGRIDAKVQQFVRANGDFTRWRYEEQQAGVKMIYVECLELILQNRKLKDRCQRDMLLRGNVKVAIETYVMDKLYDHVRSVIDVCRAEQAEAFNKTVRNLGDVHCAEFEIAQRYGELIPVAKKELVRIDYARTVIDKIGCLQRVMEVLTKGQQEQQQQHAVTTDHLVPLFIFLILKSGLTHWIMTITFLKEFQFNNVFREQRIETGEHGFLIATLEAAIVYISCGSIARTQRLGVRLDRARGLAGTPPDSDSDSTGSASTGDWEFRCADDFLDYLLALMRNDDEVRIVELLQDITNNQALLCGGPTEAGYYYLPSIDDQNRQGQAAIHLAAILGNAKLLTLILSLQPNVNAVDGRNWTALHYAAANGHQNLLLLLLHAGININSTSNDAHTSLHLACLNGHSGCVKALLYFSEHMRIYVDVNAATELGHTPLHYAAKWGFLDIVETLLEYAAQVDVTNKLGATPLRYAHNVRIAKLLVDALRDQRRSANGRPGQANSGKAASAAATIVPQPTTLYFAEDFSYAGDGRPEEVREQRTIEEMKRIEKALEAVAAQDTKLACVYLGLDEGTPGETNHRTADQPQLLSNGEKLCHPLCTCNRCVRRSSEFYNLLRRPFAGLSAKPTENEATAQRVDLNAVNGEGYTALHVAAMHGNVEMVRVLLDHKVNPTIRLKSGATALHLATRERRLRIVRLLLARCTAAADIVDLKDSRGDTPLHYAVEQNNLQLVQMLLEAKADRSIRNLQGKRPIDIAKSSLYFNVVNLLEQR from the coding sequence ATGTCTTCTGCAGCGACGGCAACGGGTGGTGGTCAGTGGAGGTCAGCGCGCTCACAAGCAACGGCCCAGCTCGCCGCAATGGATTTGCAGCACTATGACGAAGACATCTCCGCCAACGGGTACTACCGGCGGCTGCTGTCCGATCATTACAGCATCCTCGAGACGGCCACGGTCGAGGGCTGGATCGTGTGTGTCCCGCGCCACGGTTCGTTCGGCCCGCAGTGTCTGGTCGATCAGGAGTTCGCGCTGGCGCACATACTCGTGCCGAACGAGGAGCTGCCCGAGACGCACTTCTTCAACCTGAACTTTCTGCAGCTCAAGCTGGACGAGCGGGCGCTCGTGTTCGGGGACGTGCGCGTCCGCATCCTGTTCGAGGAGATCTTCTACCGGGACGGGCTGAAGTACAAGGTGTGGTGCGTCGAGCGGCCGCTGCACGACATGAAGAAGTACGGCGTGTACGCGGAGGACGACCAGCTGTCGCTCGGGCGCTTCCTCGGCATCGGCAGCCTGACCGCGGCGGTGGAGTTCATCCGGACGGCGGCCAAGAAGAAGGACATCTTCGGGCGGATCGACGCGAAGGTGCAGCAGTTCGTGCGGGCGAACGGGGACTTTACCCGCTGGCGGTACGAGGAGCAGCAGGCCGGCGTGAAGATGATCTACGTGGAGTGCCTGGAGCTGATACTGCAGAACCGCAAGCTGAAGGACCGGTGCCAGCGGGACATGCTGCTGCGGGGGAACGTGAAGGTGGCGATCGAGACGTACGTGATGGACAAGCTGTACGATCACGTGCGGAGCGTGATCGACGTGTGCCGGGCGGAGCAGGCGGAAGCGTTCAACAAGACGGTGCGCAACCTGGGCGACGTGCACTGTGCCGAGTTCGAGATTGCGCAGCGGTACGGCGAGCTGATCCCGGTCGCGAAGAAGGAGCTGGTGCGGATCGATTACGCCCGCACGGTCATCGACAAGATCGGGTGTCTGCAGCGGGTGATGGAGGTGCTGACCAAGgggcagcaggagcagcagcagcagcacgcggTCACGACCGACCATCTGGTGCCGCTGTTCATCTTCCTCATCCTGAAGTCGGGCCTGACGCACTGGATCATGACGATCACGTTTCTGAAGGAGTTCCAGTTCAACAACGTGTTCCGGGAGCAGCGGATCGAGACGGGCGAGCACGGGTTTCTCATTGCCACGCTCGAGGCCGCCATCGTTTACATTAGCTGCGGCAGCATTGCCCGCACCCAGCGGCTCGGCGTGCGGCTCGATCGGGCGCGCGGACTGGCCGGCACGCCGCCCGACTCGGACAGCGACTCGACCGGCTCGGCGTCCACCGGCGACTGGGAGTTTCGCTGCGCGGACGACTTCCTCGACTATCTGCTCGCGCTGATGCGCAACGACGACGAGGTGCGCATCGTGGAGCTGCTGCAGGACATCACCAACAACCAGGCGCTGCTGTGCGGGGGGCCGACCGAGGCCGGCTACTACTACCTGCCGTCGATCGACGACCAGAACCGGCAGGGCCAGGCGGCGATCCATCTGGCCGCCATCCTCGGCAACGCGAAGCTGCTCACGCTCATCCTCTCGCTGCAGCCGAACGTGAACGCGGTCGACGGGCGGAACTGGACCGCGCTGCACTACGCGGCAGCGAACGGGCACCAGAATCTGctcctactgctgctgcacgccGGCATCAACATTAACAGCACCAGCAACGACGCCCACACATCGCTCCATTTGGCGTGTCTAAATGGCCACAGCGGATGCGTGAAGGCGCTGCTGTACTTTTCCGAGCACATGCGCATCTACGTCGACGTGAACGCGGCCACCGAGCTGGGCCACACGCCGCTCCACTATGCGGCCAAGTGGGGCTTTCTCGACATTGTCGAGACGCTGCTCGAGTACGCGGCCCAGGTCGACGTGACGAACAAGCTGGGCGCGACCCCGCTACGCTACGCGCACAACGTGCGCATCGCGAAGCTGCTCGTGGACGCGCTGCGCGATCAGCGCCGGTCCGCGAACGGGCGGCCGGGTCAGGCGAACTCAGGTAaggcagcatcagcagcagcgacgatTGTGCCCCAACCGACAACGCTTTACTTCGCGGAGGACTTCAGCTACGCCGGCGACGGTCggccggaggaggtgcgcgagCAGCGCACGATCGAGGAGATGAAACGGATCGAGAAAGCGCTGGAAGCCGTTGCCGCCCAGGACACGAAGCTTGCCTGCGTGTACCTGGGCCTGGACGAGGGCACCCCGGGCGAAACGAACCACCGAACCGCGGACCAGCCGCAACTGCTGTCCAACGGCGAGAAACTGTGCCACCCGCTGTGCACCTGCAACCGGTGCGTGCGTCGATCGTCCGAGTTTTACAATCTGCTGCGCCGCCCATTCGCCGGACTGTCCGCCAAACCGACGGAGAACGAAGCCACGGCGCAACGGGTCGATCTGAACGCCGTCAACGGGGAAGGCTACACGGCCTTGCACGTGGCGGCGATGCACGGCAACGTGGAGATGGTGCGCGTGCTGCTGGACCACAAGGTCAATCCCACCATTCGGCTCAAGTCCGGTGCGACCGCGCTGCACCTGGCGACGCGCGAACGGCGGCTGCGCATCGTGCGGCTGCTGCTCGCGCGCTGCACCGCGGCGGCCGACATCGTCGACCTGAAGGATAGCCGGGGCGACACGCCACTGCACTACGCGGTGGAGCAGAACAACCTGCAGCTGGTGCAGATGCTGCTGGAGGCGAAGGCCGACCGGAGCATCCGCAATCTGCAGGGCAAGCGGCCGATCGACATCGCGAAAAGCAGTCTCTACTTCAATGTGGTCAATTTACTCGAGCAGCGGTAG